A genome region from Chryseobacterium indicum includes the following:
- a CDS encoding glycosyltransferase family 2 protein — protein sequence MNPIISIIVPCYNQAEYLDECLQSVQDQTFQDWECIIVNDGSSDHTEAVSKKWIEKDNRFTYLYKKNGGLSSARNAGIEIAKGKWILPLDSDDKIGNQYLELASQKFNDAYTVIYCKAEFFDKVNHPWKLPSYQYQHLLVENLIFCSAFFKKEDWKIVNGYDIHLIYGKEDWDFWLSILDESKKVLCLDYLGFFYRRKEESMDVAINQDKNKIDFSLNYIYKKHIKKYLPKNKNAIENFHLQENLKNNLDFYNEKVNKNFINRILFKLIIKFS from the coding sequence ATGAATCCTATAATTTCCATCATTGTTCCGTGTTACAATCAGGCAGAATATCTTGATGAATGCCTGCAATCGGTTCAGGATCAAACTTTTCAGGATTGGGAATGTATTATCGTTAACGATGGTTCATCGGATCATACAGAAGCAGTATCTAAAAAATGGATAGAAAAAGATAATCGCTTTACTTATCTATATAAGAAAAACGGAGGCCTTTCTTCAGCAAGAAATGCGGGAATTGAGATAGCAAAAGGAAAATGGATTCTTCCTTTAGATTCTGATGATAAAATCGGAAATCAATATTTGGAACTGGCTTCACAAAAATTTAATGACGCATATACCGTAATCTATTGTAAAGCCGAGTTTTTTGATAAAGTAAATCATCCATGGAAATTACCAAGCTACCAATATCAACATTTACTGGTAGAAAACTTAATATTCTGTTCCGCATTTTTTAAAAAAGAAGATTGGAAAATCGTAAATGGTTATGATATTCATTTGATCTACGGAAAAGAAGATTGGGACTTTTGGCTGTCTATATTGGATGAGAGCAAAAAAGTGTTATGTTTAGATTACTTAGGCTTTTTTTATAGAAGAAAAGAAGAATCTATGGATGTTGCAATTAATCAAGATAAAAATAAAATAGACTTTTCTCTAAACTATATTTATAAAAAGCATATTAAAAAATACCTGCCAAAAAATAAAAATGCTATTGAAAATTTTCATCTGCAGGAAAATTTAAAAAATAACTTAGATTTTTATAACGAAAAAGTAAATAAAAATTTCATCAACAGAATATTATTTAAACTAATTATAAAGTTCTCTTAG
- a CDS encoding glycosyltransferase, whose amino-acid sequence MLSIIISSYQKHYFDQLTENIRETIGEDFQYEIIQMWNPNVISITEAYNSGVGKSRYENLLFLHEDIIFYTKNWGNRLLNHLQKESTGIVGVAGSSYVPSAPSSWTVAEKYNSVYILQGNKENTEFFHINSTEKNRTKVFAVDGVFMAIRKKNYNEFRFDENLKGFHGYDLDFSLRVSRKFQNYIINDILIKHFSGGNLDKKWLDANIKVKEKLGSDFKHKIDPDVEKEVFQGFLYNYFKFYPVTRKNILFTLRFYPKKLNFKDHLEILKKYYQYIRYSGNINKHTKN is encoded by the coding sequence ATGCTCTCCATCATTATTTCATCCTATCAGAAACACTACTTCGATCAGCTCACTGAAAATATTCGTGAAACGATCGGAGAAGATTTTCAGTATGAAATTATTCAGATGTGGAACCCGAATGTGATTAGTATTACGGAAGCGTACAATTCAGGTGTAGGAAAGTCCAGATACGAAAATCTCCTTTTTCTGCACGAAGACATTATTTTTTATACCAAAAACTGGGGAAACAGATTACTGAATCATTTACAAAAAGAAAGTACAGGAATTGTAGGAGTTGCAGGTTCGTCATATGTTCCTTCTGCCCCGTCAAGCTGGACGGTTGCTGAAAAATACAATTCTGTATATATTTTACAGGGAAATAAAGAAAATACAGAGTTCTTTCACATCAATTCAACAGAAAAAAACAGGACTAAAGTTTTTGCTGTAGATGGTGTGTTTATGGCAATCAGGAAAAAAAATTATAATGAATTTAGATTTGATGAGAATTTGAAAGGATTTCATGGTTATGATCTGGATTTCAGTTTAAGAGTTTCCCGAAAATTCCAGAATTATATCATAAATGATATTTTAATAAAGCATTTTTCCGGCGGAAATCTCGATAAAAAATGGCTAGATGCCAATATAAAAGTTAAAGAAAAATTAGGATCAGATTTTAAACACAAAATAGATCCTGACGTAGAAAAAGAAGTATTTCAAGGTTTTTTGTATAATTATTTCAAATTTTATCCGGTTACTCGAAAAAATATTTTATTTACATTACGATTTTATCCTAAAAAACTTAATTTTAAAGATCATTTGGAAATCTTAAAAAAATATTATCAATACATAAGATATTCCGGAAATATCAACAAACACACAAAGAATTAA